CGGTCATCAGCGCGTGCAGGTCCTTGACCAGCGCGTCGAGATCGAGGCTCTTGAATTCCTTGGAATAATCGAACGCCTCACCGAGCGGATCGGAGAGGTTCGAGTGCTGATGCAGGACCGAGAGATTGAGCTGGTTCGGCCACCAATCCTTGTTCGAAAATCCCTTCAAGCCGCCCGAAAACGGGCACTTGCTGACGTCATCCATGTTTCTCTCCTGACGTGATCGTCATGGTTCCCCCCTGGGGTGGGAGCCGGGACCCTACGCGGCTGCTTCGATCAGGGGAAATTGAGATTGGTGATCGCAACGATAAGATTATCTGATGAATCTGGTCTGACGCCATCCAAACGCATATGGACACGGTGCGTAACCGCGGCATCTCAAGATTGTGGTCAGGGAAAATTGACTCCGCGGCGGTGAACGATAAGATTAACTGATGATACATTTGACGATGCGGCAGCTTCGCTATTTCGATGCGCTGGCGCGTCTCGGCCATTTCGGCCGCGCCGCGGAGGCCTGCGCGATCTCGCAGCCGGCGCTGTCGATGCAGATCAAGGAGATGGAGGACGCGCTTGGCGGCGTGCTGCTGGAGCGCAATGCGCGCCAGGTGGTGCTGACGCGATTCGGCGAGCAGCTCGCCGAGCGCGTGCGCGAGATCCTGCGCTCGGTCGATGAGCTCGGCGACTTCGCCCGCGCCTCGCGCGACAAGCTCACGGGCCGGCTGCGGCTCGGCATGATCCCGACGATCGCGCCCTATCTGCTGCCCAAGGTGATCGGGAACCTGACGCGCAGACATCCCGAGATCGACATCCACGTCCGCGAGTCCAAGACGCCGAAGCTGATCGAGGAACTGGTCGAGGGCCGCCTCGATGCCGCGATCGTCGCGCTGCCGGTGTCGGAGCCGTCGCTGACCGAGGTCGCGCTGTTCGCGGAGAGCTTCCTGCTGGTGCGGCCGCCGGAATATGAAGGCGCGGCGGTGCCGAGCAGCGAGATGCTGCGCGAGATGCGGCTGCTGTTGCTGGAGGAGGGGCACTGCTTCCGTGACCAGGCGCTGTCGTTCTGCAACATGCAGGCGCCGCGCGAGATGCTCGATGCCTCCTCGCTGTCGACCCTGGTGCAGATGGTCGGCGCCGGCATGGGCGTGACGTTGATTCCGGAGATGGCGGTCGGCGTCGAGACGCGGTCGGCGTCGGTGTCGCTCGCGCGTTTCGCCGATCCGCAGCCGCAGCGTACGGTCGGCATGGTCTGGCGCAAGACCAGCCCGCTCGCCAAGCAACTGATGCAGATTTCCGAGATCGTCGGCAGCGCGGCCGAGGGTCTGCGCAAGCAGGCCGCGGCAGCGCAGGGCCGCAAACGGCGAAGCTGATCCTTCGGGACCATCCCGTCCGAGGCGGCCTTGTCCTTCCTTAGGGAAGGGCATCCTCCACGAAATTGACCTTGATCGCATCCGCTGCTGCGCTCGCGTTGCCGAGCAAGCTCGCCTTGGCTGATGGCAGCGGCACGGGTGGCAGCAGCGCCGGCGCCTCCCGCGACGCGACAACCTCAACGCCGGGCGGACCCGGAAACGCGACGGGGACGACCGGAATGGGATCGGGCGCGGCGGGGAACGGATCGGGGCGCACGCCATCGGCGCCGAATGACGCCACCGGCTTGCTCGACAACAACAGCCCGAGCACCGGCGACGACAATTCCGGCAGCTCAAGCAATCTCGGCCGGCATTGAAGGGATGTCTCGCCGGCGATCGCGCTTTTGCAATGGAACGGTCGCGCCGACAGGTGGTTCGTAGCGACGAGCAGCTCATTTGCTCGTCGCCGCGATCGCGGCGGAGGACTGCGCCGGATGACCTTCGCGGGCAGTCATGCGTGATGACCTTGGTCGAGGAGTCCTTGCGATGCGAAGCTTGAACTATGTGGGAGCGCTGGCCCTGTCCGGCGCGCTGCTGGCCGGAGCGAGCGCTCCGGCGTTGTCTGCACCCGTCACTGCGCTGTCGGCCGCGGCGAAGGCCGACGTTGCGCCGCTCAGCACGGTTCAGGTCCGCTATGGCGGCTGGCATGGCGGCGGCTGGCGTGGTGGCGGTTGGCGTGGCGGCGGCTGGGGCTGGGGAGCAGGCGCGCTCGCGGCCGGCGCGCTTCTCGGCGCCGGGATCGCGGCGACGGCATCGCCCTATTACTACGACGATCCCTATTATTATGGTCCGCCCTACGGCTATGTCGGCGTCGGCTACGGGCCGTATTACGGCCGTCCCTATTATGCCCGTCCGTATTGGCGGCATCACTATTATGGCTGGGGTGGTCCGTGGGGCGGCCCCTGGTGAGATCGGCTGATTGGTTCCGGATGCCCTGTCGTCTGCGCGAGCGATCGCGCAGACGATTTCGTGTTTGCTGCGAGCTGATCGTGATCGCGTGGCAGCCAGAACGCTGAAGGCAAGTTGATCTTGCTCAAAGCTGCTCCTCGCTCCCGTGGTCCAATAAGTTCGACACGGGAGAGGAGCCGGAAATGCAAACACCAGTTCAAATCGAATTTGAAGGGATTCGCGTCTCCGCTGAAATCCGGGCTGCCGTTGAGCAACATATCGCGGAACTGGAGAGCCGCTTTGGCCGGATCACTGCGGCGCGCGTCATGGTCAAAGGTCCGGGTGGTCATCACCAAACCGGCGGTCAATATCTGGTGAGCGTTCGGCTGGCGCTGCCCGACGGTCGGGAAGTCCACGTTGGCCGTACCCCGAAGCTGGATGAACGGTACGTCGACTTGACCTTCGCCGTAGACAACGCATTCAAACGCGCGCGTCGACAATTGCAGGACCGGGCGCGACTGATGCGTGGCGATGTCAAGACGCACGAGTCTCAACCGATCGGAACCGTTGCGCGTATCGATCCAAGCGGCCAGTTCGGCTTTCTGGAAGCCGCCGACGGCCACGAAGTCTATTTCAACTGCAATAGTGTCGTTGATGGTGGATCAAGCATCGTGCCCGGCGCCCGCGTAAGCTACGTCGAGGAGATCGGAGAAAAAGGACCGCAGGCGAGCACGGTCAGAATGCTCGGGAAACATGGGCTGCGGGCTTAGATCGGCGGCCGAGACGCGAGCGGCGAGCAGGTTTGACGTTGGAGGTAACCGATGATTGGTGATCGCCTGCGTTTGTTCTGTCTTCATGGCACGGAAGGGCTTGGCGAAAAAATCGCTCACGCGCTCGGATGCCGTCTCGCCGCTGTCGAAGAACGCAGCTTCGAGGACGGCGAACACAAGGTGCGGCCGCTGGAGGTTGTCGCCGGCTGCGACGTCTACGTTCTGCATAGCCTCCATGGCGGTCCTGACGAGAGTCCGAACGACAAGCTGTGCCGGCTGCTGTTCCTGGTCGGAGCGTTGAAGGATGCCGGTGCTGCGCGGGTGACGGCGGTCGCACCGTATCTGTGCTATGCGCGAAAGGATCGTCGCACCAAGGCCAATGACCCCGTCACGATCCGTTATCTTGCGACCATGTTCGAGGCGATCGGTGTTGACGCAGTGGTGACCCTCGAAGTTCACAACGAGGCCGCGTTCGAGAACGCGTTTCGTTGCCCATCGGTAGCGCTGAGCACGGCGCCGCTCTTGATCGGCAGGATCAAGGCGATCGCGGCTGATCGGCCGATTGCCGTGGTTTCGCCGGATCTCGGAGGCGGCAAGCGAGCGGACCTGCTTCGCGAGGTTCTTGGGAAAGCGCTCGGCCGTCCGATCGGCAAGGCATTCGTGGAGAAGCATCGCAGCTCCGGCGTCGTTTCGGGCGATTTGTTCGCCGGGGAGGTGGCGAACGCGCTGTGCGTGATCGTGGATGATCTCATCAGCAGCGGTGGAACCCTGGTGCGGGCGGCGAAGGCGGCCCGTGCCCATGGAGCCGAAGAGGTGATAGCTTGCGTCGCGCACGGCCTGTTCATGCCGGGCGCGGCAACGACGCTCGCCGACCCTGCGATTGGCCGCATCATCGCGACCGACAGCGTGCCACCGTTCAGGCTTCCGCCGGGCGCGGTTCGCGATAAGCTCGAGATTGTCTCGGCGGCGCCCCTTCTCGGAGAGACCATTCGTCGGCTGCACCACAACGAGCCGCTGACGGAGCTGCTTCCGTATCAGGATTGATCCCCGCAATTCAAATTCTGGCTCTCGCCGTGAGCTGCCGCTCAAGCTGCGCTGCGTCCGCCTTGGCAAGTTTGAGATAGGTGCGCGCCAGCCGCGGCCATTTTTCCGGCGTCCGTGGATGGGCGTCGGCGAGATGAGCGATGGATAGCCTGGCGCGCAGCATGGCGCGGCCAATCCGATAGAACAAGAACAGTCCGCTGGCCGGGTCATCATCGAGCTGGACGGCCAGATATCGCCGAAGCCTCTCACCGACCCACGCTCCTCCCAGTCGAGCGCATTCCAAGTGCAGGAAGGCAATTTCGTCCAGCGCATCCGACGTCCGCAAGCGGGCATTGAACTCCAGGCAGTCGATGATGGGGAAGGGAGGGCTCAACCAGATATGTTCCGGCCGCAGATCGCCATGGCCGTCGAGGACGAGCCGGTGATGCACCCGCTGCGCCAGTAGCTCGGTCCGCTGCCGCAGGAAACGGCATTGCAGGTTGGCGATGCGCTCGATGGTGCCGCGGGGCAGGTCGAAGGCCGCCTCGAGCAAACCTCGCCGATCCGCCAGAACTGCCTTTTGCAGGGTCACCATGTAGCTCTCCGGATTGATCATGATCCGGCGCGCATGCGAATAGAAGCGGCTCAAGCGACCTGCCAAACCATCGATCTGGGCCTGGGAGACCTTGCGATCGCGAAGCCCGACTTCGAGCGTCTGGCCTTCGTCGAGCCGGCGCATGACGACGAGCCAATCGACGATGTGCCCGCCTCCTCCGATGGCGTAGCCACCCGGCGCAGCCGTCAGCGGCACCACGCCGTGATAGACGTCGGGCGCCAGCCTTCGGTTCAGCGAAACCTCCGCGCGGCAGGCCTCTGCGCGGCGCTCAAGGCTGGAGAAATCGAGATATGGAAAATGAACCGGCTTCTTGAGCTTGTAGACGCGCTCGTCAACCATGAAGACCCAGGACATGTGGGTCTCCCGCGTGATCACAGCGTCGGGCGCCGGGACATAACTGTCCGGCCGGCTGAGAAACGCCACCTTGCGAGCAAGAGCGGTCGCGCTGCCATTCTCAGCGTCCTCGCCCCAGGGTTCATTCTGCCATCCGGGCATATGATGCCTATCGCCAATCGAGGCAGCCGGCAGCTTGATACGGATCAATAGCAGTGGCTGTCCGGCTCATATCCTGCCCCTCTTCCGCATGAGGTCTGCCATGCTGTTCCAGAACCGAACCGATGCCGGCCGGCAACTCGCCGAGGCGCTGCTCAAATACAAGGGGCGGCACCCGGTCGTTCTTGCGCTGCCACGCGGCGGCGTGCCGGTTGCGGCGGAAGTCGCAGCAGCCCTCAATGCGCCACTCGATCTGCTGCTGGTCCGCAAGATCGGGTTGCCGGGGCAGCCCGAGCTCGCAATGGGCGCCATCGCGGATGGTGAGGGCATGACCACCATACGTAACCAGGACGTGATCGAGCTATCCGGCGTCACCTCCGAAGAATTTGAGGTCGTCTGCAGGGAGGAACGTGCTGAGATCGAACGGCGCCGCAAGCGCTATCTGGGCGATCGGGCTCGCGCCGAAGTCAAGGGGCAGGTTGCGATCATCGTCGATGACGGCGTTGCGACAGGCGCAACCACGCTTGCCGCCATCAAGGCTGTTCGGAAGCAGGAACCGAAAGAGCTCGTGCTTGCGGTCCCGGTCGCGCCGCCGGACGCCATCAGGAAATTGCATGCGGAAGTCGATGCCGTCGTCTGTCTGCATGAGCCTCAGGAGTTTGGCGCGATCGGCTATTTCTATCGCGACTTTCATCAGGTCAGCGACGACGAGGTGATTGCCACTTTGAGGCAGTTTCCATCAAGCAGATCCATGCACGCCTCCTGACGAGCCGGCGTCTAATGGTCGTGGGGCAGCGGCTCCCAGCGGTCGCCGACCTTCACGTAGGATCGCTTCACCGCTGCCCAGGCTGTACGGTGAGCAATCTCTTCCTGCCGCTCGTCTTCCGCATGGGAGGCAAAGGCGTGGTTGAATGCTTCCCGATAGATGTCCTGCGCGTGTGATGGGAGGTGAGCGCGAACAGCAGGGGGAAGATCGATGTTTGTGCGATAGGGCATGGCTATTGCCTCGGACGCAAACTGCCGCGCCTTGCTCGGGACACCGCGGCGTTTCCAGCAAAAAGGATAGAGGCAACTTGCTTCCGCCTCTTGACCGGCGTCAAATGCGGATGCGCAGACATCGAAGGGATGGCTGACGTCATGTGAGCGCCGAGGACATCGATGGACCCGTTACCGAGCGCGCTGCTAACCGATCTGTATCAGATGACCATGATCGAAGCGTACCTTGAATCGGGCCAGACTGATACAGCCGTATTTGAGTTCTTTGTGCGCAAGCTGCCGCCTCAGCGCAGCTTCCTGATGGCGGCCGGACTGGAGCAGGCGCTCCATTTCCTGCAAAACATACGGTTCTCGCAAGACGAACTCGGCTGGCTTGAGCGAACGGAAAGGTTCAGCAAGTCGTTGATCGACTATCTCGCCAATTTCCGCTTCACCGGCGAGGTTCACGCGATGCCGGAAGGCACCGTGTTCTTTGGCAACGAACCGATCCTTAGGGTTACGGCTCCTTTGCCGGAGGCGCAGCTTGTCGAGACGCGCCTGATCAACATTATGCATTTTCAGACTCTGATTGCCTCCAAGGCCGCGCGCTTGGTCTTACTCGCGCCAGACAAGCTCCTGGTCGATTTTGGCTTGCGTCGCTCCCATGGTGCCGAGGCAGGGCTGCTGGCTGCCCGCGCGAGCTATGTCGCTGGATTCTCCGGCACGGCAACCCTCCTGGCCGAGAAGTCATTCGGCATTCCGACCTATGGCACCATGGCGCATTCGTTTGTTCAATCCTTTGATGACGAAGCTGCAGCATTCGAGGCGTTTGCGCGCGCCAGGCCAGAGAATCTCGTCCTGCTGATCGACACTTATGACACCGAGGCGGCCGCGAGGAAGGTCGTCATGCTGGCGCCCCGATTGAGGGAGCTTGGAATTGCGGTCAGCGCCGTGCGGCTTGACAGCGGGGATCTGTCTGCGCTCGCCAAGAAGGTGCGCTGCATTCTGGATTCCGGCGGACTCAAGGACACCGGCATCTTCGTCAGTGGCGGGATCGAGGAGGGTACCCTGATTGCTTTCGCTCGGGATGCGGCGCCGATCGACGGTATCGGCATCGGCACGGGCCTCGTCACGTCGTCCGATGCGCCAGCACTCGACTGTGCCTATAAGCTGCAGGAGTATGCGGGCTTGCCCCGTCGCAAGCGCTCGACGGGAAAGGCCACCTGGCCCGGCCGCAAGCAGGTTTGGCGCCGGTATGACAGGGATGGCCGCATGCTCGCAGACATTCTTTCGACCGAGGAGGACCAACAAGAGGGGGAAACGCTGATCCAGGCAGTGATGCTCGGCGGACGCCCTATCGCCTCTCAACCTTCACTTCATGACATCCGGGCTCACGCGCGCCGGCAGCTCGATCAACTGCCTCCGGAGCTGAGAACCTCCAAAGCGGTCGCGCCCTATCCGGTGCAGATTTCGAGCCACCTTGAACAGCTGGCAGCTGTCACCGACCGGATAGGCTCGCGTCCTTGAATTCTGATCTGCATCAAGGGAAGTGGCTCGATCCCTCTCTAGCCTGTCAAGCGACGGAGGTGCATCGATGCCGGTACAGAATGCCGAAATTGCAGAGATGTTCGACCAGACCGCCGAACTTCTCGAGATCAAAGGCGACAATCCGTTTCGTTCGCGGGCCTATCGCAATGCTGCGCGGGTGATTGAACGTCTGCCCAAGAGCATCACCAACCTCTTGAAGGCGGGTGAGGATCTTTCCGAGCTGCCAGGTATCGGCAAGGATCTGGCAGGAAAGATCGAAACGATCGTCGCAACCCATCATTTCGATGTGCTGGACAAGCTCAAGCGTGAACTGCCCGGCGATCTCGGAGAGATCGCGGCACTCCCGGGCTTGGGTCCGAAACGCGTCAAACTGCTCTACGACAAGCTGGGCGTGCGGTCACTCGCGGACCTCAGGCGCGCGGTGAGGTCGGGTCGGCTGAGAGAGCTTCGGGGCTTCGGTGCCAAGAGCGAGGAAAAGCTCACCGCGGCGTTGGCCAAGCCTCGAGCCGAGAGGCGCTTCAGACTATCCGAGGCCGAAGCCGAAGCGGAAGCACTCCTCAGCTATCTGAGGCCAGACGCGACCGATGGACAGGTGATCGTCGCCGGAAGCTACCGTCGCAGGCGCGATACCGTCGGTGATCTTGATATCTTGATGGTGGCACGTGACGGCCACGCCGCCGGCGGGAGACTCTCTCGATACGACAATGTCGCCAATGTGCTCGCTCATGGCGATACGCGGACGGCAGTGGTGCTGCGCTCCGGGCTGCACGTCGACCTGCGCGTTGTTCCTGAGGCCAGCTACGGCGCCGCGCTGATGTATTTCACCGGATCCAAGGCGCACAACATCTCCTTGCGCGGACTCGCTACCGACCACGGCTGGAAGCTGAACGAATATGGCCTGTTCGCCGGCAAGCGGCGCATCGCCGGAGCAACCGAGGAGGAGATCTATGGCAAGCTCGGGCTGCCCCTGATTCCGCCCGAGATGCGCGAGGATCGCGGCGAGATCGCGCTCGCAAGAGCAAAAAAGCTCCCGAAACTGATTACGCTGTCCGATATTCGAGGCGACCTGCACGTCCATTCCAAATGGACCGACGGCACCGCCGCGATCGCCGAGATGGCGACGGCCGCCAAGGCAAGAGGCTATGCCTATATGGCTCTGACCGACCATAGCCAACACGTCACAGTCGCCCATGGTCTCGATGCCGGACGTCTGTCGCGTCAGATCGACGAGATCGACCGTTTGAACGACCGGC
This region of Bradyrhizobium sp. SZCCHNS1050 genomic DNA includes:
- a CDS encoding hydrogen peroxide-inducible genes activator, whose translation is MIHLTMRQLRYFDALARLGHFGRAAEACAISQPALSMQIKEMEDALGGVLLERNARQVVLTRFGEQLAERVREILRSVDELGDFARASRDKLTGRLRLGMIPTIAPYLLPKVIGNLTRRHPEIDIHVRESKTPKLIEELVEGRLDAAIVALPVSEPSLTEVALFAESFLLVRPPEYEGAAVPSSEMLREMRLLLLEEGHCFRDQALSFCNMQAPREMLDASSLSTLVQMVGAGMGVTLIPEMAVGVETRSASVSLARFADPQPQRTVGMVWRKTSPLAKQLMQISEIVGSAAEGLRKQAAAAQGRKRRS
- a CDS encoding HPF/RaiA family ribosome-associated protein; amino-acid sequence: MQTPVQIEFEGIRVSAEIRAAVEQHIAELESRFGRITAARVMVKGPGGHHQTGGQYLVSVRLALPDGREVHVGRTPKLDERYVDLTFAVDNAFKRARRQLQDRARLMRGDVKTHESQPIGTVARIDPSGQFGFLEAADGHEVYFNCNSVVDGGSSIVPGARVSYVEEIGEKGPQASTVRMLGKHGLRA
- a CDS encoding ribose-phosphate diphosphokinase encodes the protein MIGDRLRLFCLHGTEGLGEKIAHALGCRLAAVEERSFEDGEHKVRPLEVVAGCDVYVLHSLHGGPDESPNDKLCRLLFLVGALKDAGAARVTAVAPYLCYARKDRRTKANDPVTIRYLATMFEAIGVDAVVTLEVHNEAAFENAFRCPSVALSTAPLLIGRIKAIAADRPIAVVSPDLGGGKRADLLREVLGKALGRPIGKAFVEKHRSSGVVSGDLFAGEVANALCVIVDDLISSGGTLVRAAKAARAHGAEEVIACVAHGLFMPGAATTLADPAIGRIIATDSVPPFRLPPGAVRDKLEIVSAAPLLGETIRRLHHNEPLTELLPYQD
- a CDS encoding phosphoribosyltransferase, coding for MLFQNRTDAGRQLAEALLKYKGRHPVVLALPRGGVPVAAEVAAALNAPLDLLLVRKIGLPGQPELAMGAIADGEGMTTIRNQDVIELSGVTSEEFEVVCREERAEIERRRKRYLGDRARAEVKGQVAIIVDDGVATGATTLAAIKAVRKQEPKELVLAVPVAPPDAIRKLHAEVDAVVCLHEPQEFGAIGYFYRDFHQVSDDEVIATLRQFPSSRSMHAS
- a CDS encoding ChaB family protein is translated as MPYRTNIDLPPAVRAHLPSHAQDIYREAFNHAFASHAEDERQEEIAHRTAWAAVKRSYVKVGDRWEPLPHDH
- a CDS encoding nicotinate phosphoribosyltransferase, whose product is MDPLPSALLTDLYQMTMIEAYLESGQTDTAVFEFFVRKLPPQRSFLMAAGLEQALHFLQNIRFSQDELGWLERTERFSKSLIDYLANFRFTGEVHAMPEGTVFFGNEPILRVTAPLPEAQLVETRLINIMHFQTLIASKAARLVLLAPDKLLVDFGLRRSHGAEAGLLAARASYVAGFSGTATLLAEKSFGIPTYGTMAHSFVQSFDDEAAAFEAFARARPENLVLLIDTYDTEAAARKVVMLAPRLRELGIAVSAVRLDSGDLSALAKKVRCILDSGGLKDTGIFVSGGIEEGTLIAFARDAAPIDGIGIGTGLVTSSDAPALDCAYKLQEYAGLPRRKRSTGKATWPGRKQVWRRYDRDGRMLADILSTEEDQQEGETLIQAVMLGGRPIASQPSLHDIRAHARRQLDQLPPELRTSKAVAPYPVQISSHLEQLAAVTDRIGSRP
- the polX gene encoding DNA polymerase/3'-5' exonuclease PolX; protein product: MARSLSSLSSDGGASMPVQNAEIAEMFDQTAELLEIKGDNPFRSRAYRNAARVIERLPKSITNLLKAGEDLSELPGIGKDLAGKIETIVATHHFDVLDKLKRELPGDLGEIAALPGLGPKRVKLLYDKLGVRSLADLRRAVRSGRLRELRGFGAKSEEKLTAALAKPRAERRFRLSEAEAEAEALLSYLRPDATDGQVIVAGSYRRRRDTVGDLDILMVARDGHAAGGRLSRYDNVANVLAHGDTRTAVVLRSGLHVDLRVVPEASYGAALMYFTGSKAHNISLRGLATDHGWKLNEYGLFAGKRRIAGATEEEIYGKLGLPLIPPEMREDRGEIALARAKKLPKLITLSDIRGDLHVHSKWTDGTAAIAEMATAAKARGYAYMALTDHSQHVTVAHGLDAGRLSRQIDEIDRLNDRLDGFTVLKGAEVDILADGRLDLPDKILSRLDLVVASVHYKFELSRKMQTERIIRAMDNRHVSIIGHPTGRLIGDREPYEIDMEAVIAAAGERGCHLELNADPDRLDLNDIHVHAAKSAGVKLAISTDAHSTAGFANMRFGVDQARRGWLEAADVINTQPLSRAKKMLKR